Part of the Lusitaniella coriacea LEGE 07157 genome is shown below.
AAATGTTTATAGAGACAGAGCCTCTATAAAAGTTGAAGGGAGACTTTCAACTGAGAGCTAGAGCCAAGTTTTATCTTAAAACCTATCTGAGTTTAGGATAGACCGATAGTATCTGCGGGTAATAGTCCGTGGCTGCGACCTGTCTAGCGATTGGAAGAATAAAGGGGATTCCTCTCAGCTACTTTTTTACACCATGCTAAGAACGCAACATCTGGGTTTTGGAGCTTGAGACTGTTCTTTGCTGTGGCTTTTCGCCAATCGTCTTCTAAAGCGTAGATATCATACCCAGGCGCTATTTGTTTTGCCTTCTCATAGGTTGTTGTTTTCAGTGAGAGAAAATTGACTAATCGAGAAGGGGGAACTTCTACTTCGGTCACGACATTTTCTTTCACAAACACTCTTTGAGCATGAAGGAAGTACTCTTTATTTTTAGAGAAAAAGTTTAACTTATAGTCAAGAAGTTGCTGTTTACTCGCAATTTTTCGGATATATCCAACAAAATCAGAATAGCGTTGAAGACTGCCAGAACGTTCGTGAAGAGTTCTCAGTTTCCAAGTCCATCCTGATTTATTATTACCCGCTTGCTTGCGAACAAAACGGTACAGCCAGCGTTCGAGACCTCCTGTCAGCAAAAAATAGTCTTTGTGAATGGAAAGAATCAGTTTTCGTTCGCAAACTGCCTCAAAGAGCCATTCAGGAAGAATAACAACTACATTTTGAAGATACCCATCTGTATCTCGGTCAATCTCTACATATTCAATCCAATTGAACATAACTGTTTTCCCTTCAGGCGCTCTAATTGTTGTCGTAACAGTTGTGTTTTTGAGTCGAGCAATACTTTTCTCTAGCCTTCCATACTGAGCGCCTCCCACTTCTCGACGTGCTTCTTTGAGAAAAGCTCGTCGGCTGAAGCGTACTTTTCTGGAGATGGGTTCGCCGAAATCGAGTGCTTGGCGTATTTGGGAGAGAAGCCACATAATAAGATCCCAATCCCAGATGTTAGCAATTCCATAGGGTTCACCTCCACTAACGATGACTTTTACTCCGTTGCTCGTGTAATTTATCGGTGTAAAACGGGGCTTTTTGGACAGACTGAGGAAAGGCACTTCCATCGTTTCTTGCGTGTCGCGAGTCACGATATCAGTAAAAATGGCAGAGAACAGCTTGAGCTGTGCGTCGCTGGATGAAGGCTTCTTCTTGCCCATTATTCACTCATACAGATGTTATTACTCTTTTTCCAGCAAAGACTCTAAGTGAGTCAGCGCTTTTTCAATCTCTTTCCATTTTTTTGGGTTCTCCCACGCTTTGACTTTTTGAGCTTGGCGAAAGGCGCGATCCAACCTTTTCTTCCAACCTTGCTGTCTGTTTTCCACCTCTGAGGAGCTTGAATTGCACTCCTTCACCCGTTTTCTAATCTCTTGCAGCGACAGTTTTTTGCTAATTGCCTCTTTCAAAAGAGCCTTTCTGCCCTTCTCTTCTTTCATTCGAGAGATCGCCTGGGCTTTGGTGTAAGCGATTTTACCTTCTCTTAGAGCCTGAAGCAGTTCCTCTGGCAAGTTGAGGAGAGGCAGCCGATTGGTAGCAAAAGACTGCCAAGATATTCCCA
Proteins encoded:
- a CDS encoding replication initiator protein A, whose product is MGKKKPSSSDAQLKLFSAIFTDIVTRDTQETMEVPFLSLSKKPRFTPINYTSNGVKVIVSGGEPYGIANIWDWDLIMWLLSQIRQALDFGEPISRKVRFSRRAFLKEARREVGGAQYGRLEKSIARLKNTTVTTTIRAPEGKTVMFNWIEYVEIDRDTDGYLQNVVVILPEWLFEAVCERKLILSIHKDYFLLTGGLERWLYRFVRKQAGNNKSGWTWKLRTLHERSGSLQRYSDFVGYIRKIASKQQLLDYKLNFFSKNKEYFLHAQRVFVKENVVTEVEVPPSRLVNFLSLKTTTYEKAKQIAPGYDIYALEDDWRKATAKNSLKLQNPDVAFLAWCKKVAERNPLYSSNR